atatatatttttccccttacctgatttcttgaattacgccaacagggactccgaaaaatacctgcggcgctcactcggaccctgaaattaaattcctaattctaataaattattcttgaataaaatattatttaaatatttcctagggtcataattcctgaataaataataaaacccttaaatttagccaaattgctaaattttccaaatcccactctcgctttagagtagggcttagaaaatcccaattgacaagttacctacgtcaaaatgacgataacgacgactaggaccccgtggtggtgttcgttcgtcgatttaaccacatattaacggcgaaattgagaaaatgggaaaaaattacctttccccaggagcagtgcctaaaccgttcccatgaaaaatctgctccagtagaaatgtcggcagcggaactaggattccaacggcaccttccgtttcccgatccgtagcaaactcgccgagtaattgagagaaggagagagacgcaGACGGAGTGGCTGAGTGTGAGAAAATAAAATTGCAGAGGGGTGGGGGGCGTGTCTGCTTCTCTCcaggttcttcttctttcttcttcttccttcttctttcttcttcttttactcattctgtcagtaactttatatatatatattaatatattaaacttatacttatcatatatatatatatatatatatattatatattactttaacttatatatatatatatatatatatatatatcttattttaattttttttttataaatctaatacaataatatttaatttaacaactagttatttagttatttaatttatctgaatttgatttaatttctttatttttaattttttttctttttccccacaccatttcttttatttatttatctgttattttatttattattatttttaattattttaattttttgggtctttacaattaatttatttgaTTGATATAAACCTAAAGTTCAAATCTTCCTTCCTCCTCAACTGCAAGCACAACAAATTAATGTTATGGATATCCTTTTTAGGTTTGTCAAGCTAATATTGTCAACAATAATAGGGAAGTCAATAAAGAGTGAGGCAACAACTAGCGTAGCGACCCGAAAAATTTCGCTTAAATTTCTCTGAATACTTAAATCAtcttatatacatatacataaaggATTTCCCCTTACTGGATGGACATTCATATAGCATCATATAATAACCTCACATGATTAAGTTATACggctcgtaggctggatttaGTAATGACTGACCTatcatgctaagtcaaacataaaagCCTGTAAATACAATTGCCCACCCAGCCTGGTCTGGATCCATCCTGCTCTCCACAACATTTCGCGGACTGAACCTAGGGGGTATcctgctctccgcaacacttcacGGGTCAATTGACTATCcaacaccaacactctatctaagaagtgtggttgcactgatataacataacatattagctacgataccgagcttTCTACACATATCTAGTCCATCAGCGTTcttatactatataatactgtctatatacatatataacactAATGCATGGTTTTATCTCATAAAACTTGTCTGAATACTGTCATAtcaaatttctgtataaaatcatcatttcataactAATTACGACATTAAGCCAACTAAACTGTCATAATATACTTATCACGACATTAAGCCGATTGAACAGTCATATCATGCTGAATACGGCATTAAGTCGGCTAAAATGTTGtatcataattccataatatttataacattttctgaaaatcattatcaTGTCGTACTTGTTCTAAATAAACATAAATTAATCTAACAAGCTCATttatatgataaaaataattatattcatTCCACAcattttgagtgataattcataatataataatctgcCTAGGAAAAACTATATTATTTTGTTGTAAATAAGAGTATGATTAATTTTTCCTAtttaatataatttcaaaatattcccaaaattttgatataatcaaatcccttcattttaatataattccaaaatatctccaaaaaattaatataatcaaatctctgcaatttaatataattttgaaatattctcaaaaatctgATGTGATCAAATATtacattttaatatttaaatacttcaatttaattgattaattttttaactgacataatttattttttttatcttaacTCCGGAGTGGTGTCTATGACGTCTAAATGACGAATCCACTCTAATTAAAATGTTCATTCGTTTTTCAATCCGACTAAGAAATGctaagaaattgaagagaaagagagagaaagcttgaggagagagaaaatggagagagaaggagaaagtgAGCTGTGAGGGGCATATCTGGATTGAAATTCAATTCTCAACTCACATTTCTTGATTTTTCAAGAAAggtaaaatacatatatatattatataatattgtaatataatatgttatattatattcatatattatttaattaataataattattatataattaattaattaattattttaatttttaattttttttacactttcatgcatattattttttgaaGCGTTAATACTAGATTTGTATTTCTTGATGAAATCgtgaataattaaaaaattaccgatgatctgattaattaattgaaatttgGATATTTAAGTCTttctgaaaatttaaaaaataacgaAATTAAGCTACAAGACCATAATtttgtcttttctttttttgaaaaaaaaataaaaattattacttAAATTTGATACAAGAAGGTGGAATACCGGAGATCAAAATTAGGGGCCCGTTTCCCATCAGTTATCGGAACACTTGGTCTCGCTCCCTGCTTCCGTGTGAATCCTGCAGCCATGGCAGCCCCTGGTTGCTTCCTACGCTCCTCAACCCTCACCTCATCTTCCAAATCCCTTTTCTCGCAAACCCTAAGATTCCTTTCGACCTCACAGAGCTCAACAGTACCATCCGCATCGACGTCGCCTTCGCACCACAACGCTCACAAGCACAACCACACATTTCTGGCTCCAAATTCCTTCGTGGGGTCATGGACGCCTCCTTCGGACCCTGACGAGGCCCAGGCCAAGCTTGCACTTCTCCGCCGCCAGTACGCTCAGCAAGTTAAGCAGCTCCGCAAGGAGTACATCCGCGAAGTGGAGCAGCAGCGCCTCGAGAAGCAGCGCAAGGACGAAGCCAGGCGCGAGACTATTCGAGCTGCCAACGAGCAGCGCAAGTCCGAGAAGGCTGCGATAGCGCAGGTGAAAGCCGCCGAGCGGAAGGTCGCGCAGGAGGAGTTTCGACAAACCCTAGTATGTGGACTGATTTACTACTATTTTGTTTGTTGTTGTTCTTTTATGGTTTGGTACCCGGATGTTGCTGCAATTCCAAACATTGTCCAAAATAAGCCAACGGACGAATATATTACTTTCGTTCAAGTGTTTAGATGTGGTTCCTAGCAAAACCCAACTGGTTCTGTCTGAGAATAAGAATAACCAAGCATCTAATAACTGCAGTACTACACTGTCCTAAATTATCAAATTGCCCTATTTGATGGTAGTATAGTAACCTAACACTGAAGGGAGAAAAAAAAGAAATCCAAAGTTGACGTTATTTGCCCCTTCCTTGTTGTCATTCTTTGCAGTTTGCATTGCTAAGAATGTTTTATTAGGTATGGTCAGGGAACAAACAGATGGAAACAGTTCACAGACCTGTTGGATGAAAATGTTCGGGTGCGAGAGACTGCTCTTTTAAAAACAAAGGACAATGGACAttgtttaattattattgaaCTATTTGTTCTCTTATTCAGTGCTTTTGGTTAATGTGAAGATTACAGGCAGCATAGATTTCCAATGTAGGTAGTTGTGCTCCAGAGAAATACACACCAAGCCCTTAACTCCCTTAGGTGGGAAATATGGATCTTTTCTTACCATTATGTCCAATTTGGGATGGTATTCTGTTTGGAAATATGTATCTTTTTTTTCATCATTCTGCCCAATTTGGGATGGTATTCTGCTTGataatatatgtatgtgtgtgtgtgtgtgagactGTCTTCTGCATATAGTTAGGGGTGAGGAGTCCAGGGATTGTTCTTTTAGGCCAAGGTATTTCTATTAAGTATTAAACATTTAAACCTTGGGCAGGAGAAGAAAATTTGGAAAAGGAAAAAAGATTTTCTTCACATAAAAGGATTTTTGGAAGACTAGTTCTCCTGCAAAGGTTCCTTTCTTTGGAGTCTATTTGACTTCAAAAGAGAGGTATAGTAACAGTAGTAAGCTGATATTTGCCTTGTAAAAGGGATGGGGAGTCAGTTCCATGATCTGCTGAATTGTCAATAAGCAAAGGAATTGTGTTGGCAGGCATTTTCCATTGTTAAGATCTCTTGGATGGTGGCTGGATCTATTGAGGAAGAACATtggggccgggggggggggggatttatGCCTTAATGGACAAGAAGAAAATACTAACATTaatcccatatatatatatatatatattgtaataattTGGGAGGGAAATAAATAGTAAAGCATTCGATGCAAAGGATAGATGCTATTACTATCAAATAGATGTCTGAGAAAAGGCCTTGTCAAAcacatatctcatatcaatacCCACAGATTCTATTGTTTGGCATGGGTACTTGGTACATTTTGAACTTTAGAGTGCTTGTTTGTATACTTTTAGGCTTTGAAGTGTCTATGTGATATAGGTCTTAATAATGACCAATTGTACAACAAGGACACTATCTACAAGCATCATGTTTCCATGCAAGAAAGTCTCTTCAGCGTGTTATAGATGACATATAGCATATTGCATAATTTGTTGTCGCATTGATGGTAACCGGTGCTACATTTGGCTGCACACATGTTGTGCCTTAGATTTGGAATTGTGTGGATTTGGAAGTTTAATTTCACACATTTACAAATCTAAAGCTTGAATTATATCTTCACAAAAATAGTGTTGTAGGTATTTTACTTCTTGTCACTAAGCATAAGTTGCTTAAGTTTATAATGTTTGACTATTCTACAATTTTTTTGAGAATGCTTAGCATTAAAGATCAATTTGATTATGAGTGGGATTGTGGGAAGTGTTCTCTTCCCAATGTGTGTGGTGGTTGCGTGTGGTGTTCTTGGAATAGCCTTTCAATCATTAAGGTGTTCTTCTTACTGATAATCCTACAAAAGTTTCTGATAGGGATTCAATGGTAGTGAAGCCTTTTAGGAAGTTGGATCTCTGTATGGTGCACTCGTGCTTTCTTGTCatttttgttgggggggggggggggtgtccaCTTGTCTCTACCCTATCATGAAGTCCATGataagtgataataataataataatcaagatcATCTTGATTTGGCCTATGATCCAAAGAGAGAGTGTTGACTTTAGAGAATATGGTGCTCGAAGAACATTTCTTTAGTGAAAAATGGTTATGGTTTTGATTAGAGCTTCTCCTTCTTTGCTAGAAGGTAACTCATAGAATGGGTGGGGTGCTAGAGGAAGTTTTAATGGTGGCCTTGCTAGCCCTTAGAATTTGTTTCTTAGGCTTCTCATTTGTTCTCCTCTCATTGGAGGTTTGGAGTTGGCTATGGAGAGAAGGTTTGATTTTGGAGAATCTTCAGTTGGGGGAGCTCCTTTATTTCAAGCTTTTGCTGCCATTTTGGTGATCTAATCTTGGTGATGCATCCattcatatattttttgttttacttGAGGGAAGCTGGTTTCTTGGAACTTCTATTGTTAGGAGTTTGTATGAGAGGGACAAGGGTGATTTGTATTTGCTTGTTGAATGCTCttgctaaaagatgttgggtttTGGATTCTTTTTGGAACTtctcttgcaaatcttttttccttttccctttttcctttttccttttttaatcCTTGAGATTCATTTGgttcatattgctaatatcagTCATTTTGTTTGCAATTTGCACTTATGATGCATGGATGCAGACTTGGTGATGCATCCATGGGGATTTTTTGaataattcacatatattttagCTTAAAGGAAGATATTTGGGTGGGTAATACTGTGTTGCTCAACTCGTTTCCTTGTTTTTATCATTTGTCCTCAGTGCATAATGATGCCATTTCTTCCTTTTGATCTTTGATTGTTATGAGTCCTCTTGGGATTTAATTTTTCATAGATAtcttaatgatagggagatggagTAGTCGCCTTCTGTCTGCTTCCTCTAAAATTAGTTCtattatttggttggttgttcttaatagagttaacattGACAATTTGTTGCAAAGTAGGAGGCTTTTGAAGGCCTTATCTCTAAATATGCGTTCTTTATGTTTGATGGTTCAAAAACATtcctcaattttttattttttttttgagttgatGAAAGATTTGTTGGTCATTTCCTTTGTAAGGTTTGGTAGGAGTAAAGATGCCTCAACATTGTGGAGATATGTGGTTTTGGTGGTGCTGTGgggaattcagatgaaacaaaaTGCACATATTTATGGGAAAAGGTTGAGGCCTTCTTTGTTATGGTATAGGATTCATTATTTGGCCTAGCTTTTATATTCTACTAGTGTATTTTTTGGATATAGTGGGATTAGCAAGCATTGTTATTTTGGTTAATTTTTCCTTTTATTGGTATTTTTATTGCAGAGAAGGATCTCTTATTCTccttatttgtatattttttcttttttatccaaataattataaataatttaacttttattttattttatattcgtCAATATTTATTATGTTCTATCTAAAACATATATAACAAGTATTTGAAGGATTACTCTGAAACAATGTACAAATAGAtgctgaaatatttaaattattttattctttttgacAACTTGagttgattttaaaaaatatatatttagcaagtagcaaaaaaatattttttcacataaAAAAGGATGTCATGCAAATATATGTAGATTTCCATATTTTGGGCAAAAGATACTAACATCCCTTGAGGTATGACAAAAAGACATGGACCTCGTTTGATGTTTTAAAAGCCCCATAGACCCCTGAGGTTTGATTTTTGGGACACCTATACACCTCCTTATAGTTGTGGTTTTGCCAAATATAAGATGGGGCCTACATCCTTTTAGAAAATATTGGGGAGGTCCGTAGAATTATTGTAACTGcagggaggtttgtgtctttttaccAAACAAGGTCCTTGGGATTTTTTAAAACCTCATGGGAGGCCCATAACTTTTCGGAAAACTTCAGGGAAGGTCAATGTTTGTTGcctttaccttttttttttgggcaagTAATCAAACATATTGCAGGATACATTGTGAACAAGTTTGTGTTGGTTTTTGAATTATCTTATACATCCGAAGAAAATCAGTGTCAATAAGGACACAATATGGATATAGACACCCCCTAGAAGTATATACACTTCTTAGGTATGTACTCTTTCATTTGGATGTTAGTGTTCTTAGAAATCAAGTGTTTTACTTTGACCCAGTCTTTAAAAGAATTAATACTAATGATTTgttatgaagaagaagaaggccaAATAAAGCAGTTTATTTGGTGTTGATGTGTCTTGTGTTTACTGGAGAACTTCCTCATGTTTGTTCTTGCATTGTACCTTTTCTTGAGGGCAGTTGGAATAATTTGTATGGGGAATAGTGGGTGTATCACCTTCTATAGGGAATTTTTGACTTCATCATTTTAAGGGTTTTGTTAGTATGAAGCAGGGGATGACTTTTTGGAAATGCtgtttgtgttttttgttttttttttttgggggggggggggggggggggggaggtgtaAGAGATTTGGATGCTAGAAATTTTAAAGTATCTTCTATTCAGATAGAAGGTTTCCCCTGGATGTGGACTGATCTTATGGATGTCCCTTCTTTCATAACCTACAGCAGCCACAGGGACAGGCTGAGGCAATAACGGATTGCATGGATCTACTGATGCTTACCAGACACTGCCATTGCAGTTAGCTAATTTCCGACACAGCCAATTAGTCTGGTCAATACAGCTTGACATATGCTTGTATAGTTTGGATAAAGCAATATTGCAATTCTAATTTTGTATTAAAAGG
This genomic stretch from Malania oleifera isolate guangnan ecotype guangnan chromosome 3, ASM2987363v1, whole genome shotgun sequence harbors:
- the LOC131151082 gene encoding uncharacterized protein LOC131151082, with amino-acid sequence MAAPGCFLRSSTLTSSSKSLFSQTLRFLSTSQSSTVPSASTSPSHHNAHKHNHTFLAPNSFVGSWTPPSDPDEAQAKLALLRRQYAQQVKQLRKEYIREVEQQRLEKQRKDEARRETIRAANEQRKSEKAAIAQVKAAERKVAQEEFRQTLLKERAKKLESWRMKEKQREEKKKEKNELLRRQSSVWIDEHHLEKTIMEVIVDTTPL